In the genome of Campylobacteraceae bacterium, one region contains:
- the lhgO gene encoding L-2-hydroxyglutarate oxidase, translating to MYDYIIIGAGIIGLNIAKNLAERFPMASIVVLEKEKEVALHGSGRNSGVLHAGFYYTANSLKAKFTKEGNAALKKFCKERNLEVNPCQKIVVAQDEKELQGLYELKKRGDINGVELHLVNEEELKKLYPNIKTYKEALLCPSTATVNPKKVTQEFAKVIQELGVELVLDCKYEGSSKNVIKTSQGDYEGVQIINCAGLYADKIAKDFSFCKDFVIIPFKGIYLKDKNNISSLKTNIYPVPNLDNPFLGVHYTLTVDNEAKIGPTAIPAFWRENYKGFDNFKLGECLEILYYEAKLFITNAFGFRDLAFSEVKKYSFKYLISLAKNLTQDMKHEGYDSWSTPGIRAQLLNKNTLELVQDFVVEGDKDSIHVLNAVSPAFTSSIPFANWVVEEHILRK from the coding sequence ATGTATGATTATATAATTATAGGTGCAGGAATCATTGGACTAAATATTGCGAAAAATTTAGCAGAACGTTTTCCTATGGCTTCAATAGTAGTATTGGAAAAAGAAAAAGAAGTAGCTCTACATGGTAGTGGACGAAATTCTGGTGTTTTACATGCTGGATTTTATTATACTGCCAATTCCTTAAAAGCAAAATTTACCAAAGAAGGAAATGCAGCTTTAAAAAAATTCTGTAAAGAACGTAATTTAGAAGTAAATCCTTGCCAAAAGATTGTTGTAGCACAAGATGAAAAAGAATTACAAGGCTTATATGAGCTTAAAAAAAGAGGTGATATTAATGGGGTTGAATTACATTTAGTAAATGAAGAAGAATTAAAAAAACTTTATCCCAATATAAAAACCTATAAAGAAGCTCTTTTATGTCCCTCTACTGCTACTGTTAATCCTAAAAAAGTAACCCAAGAATTTGCAAAAGTTATCCAAGAATTAGGGGTTGAATTGGTACTTGATTGTAAATATGAAGGTTCTTCTAAAAATGTAATTAAAACATCACAAGGAGATTATGAAGGCGTACAAATAATCAATTGTGCAGGACTATATGCGGATAAAATTGCAAAAGATTTTTCCTTTTGTAAAGATTTTGTGATTATTCCTTTTAAAGGAATTTATTTAAAAGATAAAAACAATATTTCTTCTTTAAAAACAAATATTTACCCAGTGCCAAATTTAGATAACCCATTTTTAGGGGTTCATTATACCTTAACTGTTGATAATGAAGCAAAAATTGGGCCTACGGCAATTCCTGCTTTTTGGCGAGAGAATTATAAAGGTTTTGATAATTTTAAATTAGGAGAGTGTTTAGAAATTCTGTATTATGAAGCGAAACTTTTTATTACAAATGCTTTTGGTTTTAGAGATTTGGCATTTTCAGAAGTAAAAAAATATTCCTTTAAATACTTGATATCTTTGGCTAAAAACTTAACACAAGATATGAAACACGAAGGTTACGACTCATGGTCAACCCCAGGAATTAGAGCACAGCTTTTAAATAAAAATACGCTTGAATTGGTACAAGACTTTGTAGTTGAGGGAGATAAGGATTCTATTCATGTTTTAAATGCAGTTAGTCCTGCTTTTACTTCTTCTATTCCTTTTGCAAACTGGGTCGTAGAAGAACATATATTAAGAAAATAA
- a CDS encoding manganese-dependent inorganic pyrophosphatase codes for MAIYTCGHTTPDSDSICSALSLGYLLNQIGREAIPARQGALNPETQFILDKFGFEAPLLKTEFAGCELFITDYSDRGLAPADIDEATIVGIVDHHKLGDLTTSAPLECWIRPVGCSNTIVKEMYDYHKVEIPANIAGVMMCAILSDTVIFKSPTCTQKDIDAVRELSQICGIEDFGALGMEMFTIKSQMDGVAIRDLILRDYKPFDMHGTAVGIGQLEVVDLAVFDTMKEDFQEDLEKLRIENNLHTACLILTDIMKEGSEILVASSDKSVFEKAFDITLENNKIWMPGCLSRKKQIIPFLEPAFK; via the coding sequence ATGGCAATTTATACCTGTGGGCACACAACACCTGATTCAGATTCAATCTGTTCTGCATTATCTTTAGGATATCTTTTAAATCAAATTGGACGTGAAGCAATTCCTGCACGACAAGGAGCTCTTAATCCAGAAACACAATTTATCTTAGATAAGTTTGGATTTGAAGCACCTTTATTAAAAACGGAATTTGCAGGGTGTGAACTGTTTATTACAGATTATTCAGACAGAGGTTTAGCTCCTGCTGATATTGATGAAGCTACTATTGTTGGTATTGTTGATCATCATAAATTAGGGGATTTAACAACTTCTGCTCCACTAGAGTGTTGGATTAGACCCGTTGGATGTTCTAATACTATTGTAAAAGAAATGTATGATTATCATAAAGTAGAAATCCCTGCTAATATTGCTGGAGTTATGATGTGTGCTATTTTAAGCGATACGGTTATTTTTAAATCTCCCACTTGTACACAAAAAGATATTGATGCAGTAAGAGAATTATCTCAAATTTGTGGTATTGAAGATTTTGGTGCTTTAGGAATGGAAATGTTTACTATTAAATCTCAAATGGATGGAGTAGCTATTAGAGACTTGATTTTAAGAGATTATAAACCTTTTGATATGCATGGCACGGCTGTTGGTATTGGGCAGTTAGAAGTGGTTGATTTAGCTGTTTTTGATACTATGAAAGAGGACTTTCAAGAAGATTTAGAAAAACTAAGAATTGAAAATAATTTGCATACAGCCTGTTTAATTCTTACAGATATTATGAAAGAAGGTTCTGAGATTTTAGTAGCTTCTAGTGATAAAAGTGTTTTTGAAAAAGCCTTTGATATTACGCTGGAAAACAATAAAATCTGGATGCCTGGTTGTTTATCTAGAAAAAAACAAATCATTCCTTTTTTAGAGCCTGCTTTTAAATAA
- the ybaK gene encoding Cys-tRNA(Pro) deacylase, whose protein sequence is MTPAINLLKKNKIDFKIHKYSHDASVTNFGLEAAIKLNIKEELVFKTLVVELTPKELVVAIVPVSKSLCLKSLAKYFHVKNAKMANKEEAQKVTGYLLGGISPFGQKKLLRTLFDESANTYEYIYVSGGKRGLDLEIKAESLIKILNAKFTKIGI, encoded by the coding sequence ATGACTCCCGCAATAAACTTACTTAAAAAAAATAAAATCGATTTTAAAATTCATAAATATTCTCACGATGCTTCTGTCACAAATTTTGGGCTTGAAGCGGCTATCAAACTAAATATCAAAGAAGAACTTGTTTTTAAAACACTTGTTGTTGAACTAACTCCCAAAGAGCTTGTTGTTGCTATTGTTCCTGTGAGTAAGTCTTTGTGTTTAAAATCACTTGCTAAATACTTTCATGTAAAAAATGCAAAAATGGCGAATAAAGAGGAAGCCCAAAAAGTAACAGGATATTTATTAGGTGGAATCTCACCTTTTGGTCAAAAAAAACTTCTTAGAACTCTTTTTGATGAAAGTGCAAATACCTATGAGTATATCTATGTTTCTGGGGGCAAGAGGGGCTTAGACTTAGAAATCAAAGCAGAAAGTCTAATAAAAATATTAAATGCTAAATTTACTAAGATTGGCATATAA
- a CDS encoding DNA alkylation repair protein yields the protein MEPFKNVFNEKFVNKFAQAIETYDNSFKKDAYVKTIMSQLEELELKERMRLISTKIDIYSNLSYVEMLEVLKKSKTHFSYEENMGLASMVFPDFVEVYGLDNLEESLDALECFTIDSSSEFSIRPFILKYEDKTMKRMLKWAKSNNEHIRRFASEGCRSRLPWAMALPPFKKNPEKVFEVLELLKNDESLYVRKSVANNLNDISKDNEEMVLSFVALNINKTKNTDWILKHASRTLLKKGNKKILAFFGYKEIEHIQLNNLSLTKSVSLGENLEFSFDLSSFEALGNLRIEFELDFVRLNNKRGQKVFMISQGTHSTNKKTINKKYSFKKITTREYYKGEHFLSIILNGKKLETKKFLLI from the coding sequence ATGGAACCTTTTAAAAATGTATTTAATGAAAAGTTTGTTAATAAATTTGCCCAAGCTATTGAAACGTACGATAATAGTTTTAAAAAAGATGCTTATGTTAAAACAATAATGTCACAGCTAGAAGAACTTGAATTAAAAGAACGAATGCGATTAATATCAACAAAAATTGATATATATAGCAATCTTTCTTATGTTGAAATGTTAGAAGTGCTTAAAAAAAGTAAAACACATTTTTCTTATGAAGAAAATATGGGTTTAGCTTCTATGGTTTTTCCTGACTTTGTTGAAGTCTATGGTTTAGATAATTTAGAGGAGTCCTTAGATGCACTTGAGTGTTTTACAATTGATTCGAGTTCTGAATTTTCCATTCGGCCCTTTATTTTAAAATACGAAGATAAAACTATGAAACGAATGCTTAAATGGGCTAAAAGTAATAATGAACATATACGTAGGTTTGCAAGTGAAGGTTGTAGATCAAGGCTTCCTTGGGCTATGGCTTTACCTCCATTTAAAAAGAACCCTGAAAAAGTTTTTGAGGTATTAGAACTTTTAAAGAATGACGAATCTTTATATGTACGTAAATCTGTTGCAAATAATTTAAATGATATATCAAAAGACAATGAAGAGATGGTACTTTCTTTTGTAGCTTTGAATATTAATAAAACAAAAAACACCGATTGGATTTTAAAACATGCATCAAGAACTTTACTTAAAAAAGGCAATAAAAAAATACTCGCTTTTTTTGGATATAAAGAAATAGAACACATACAATTGAATAATCTAAGCCTTACAAAGAGTGTGAGCTTAGGAGAGAACTTAGAATTTTCTTTTGATTTATCTTCATTTGAAGCTTTGGGAAATCTAAGAATTGAGTTTGAATTGGATTTTGTGAGACTTAATAATAAACGAGGACAAAAAGTATTTATGATTTCTCAAGGTACACATAGTACAAATAAAAAAACAATAAATAAAAAATACTCTTTTAAAAAAATTACTACCAGAGAGTATTATAAAGGGGAACATTTTCTAAGTATTATTCTTAATGGAAAAAAATTAGAAACAAAAAAGTTTTTATTAATTTAG
- a CDS encoding diguanylate cyclase, producing the protein MYANKFNILSYFIFSLLVFYLFMVFILMNDSFVMYDSFTQFKNSFLFKVIFLSLLLIIITLMLSFYKLSRFSLGLNMQKNLSVLFSEEERSKRVSIFDDISEQYNKEYFDLRFDEEYKRAIRDELNISLLVIDVNEFKAYNELYGKKEADYCLRKVANCLNKQCSRPADMVFRIEADIFYILLPNTKHARLIGQKCKDAVDSLALSHDNSVLSNIVRVSFGFASISAKNINDMDFLINKSLESLALNKISKNLKKIK; encoded by the coding sequence ATGTATGCAAATAAATTCAATATTTTAAGCTATTTTATTTTTTCATTACTTGTTTTTTACCTTTTTATGGTTTTTATTTTAATGAATGATTCTTTTGTTATGTATGACAGTTTTACACAGTTCAAGAATAGTTTTTTATTTAAAGTTATTTTTTTATCCCTTCTGTTAATTATCATTACTTTAATGTTGAGTTTTTATAAATTAAGCCGTTTTTCCTTGGGTCTTAATATGCAGAAAAATTTATCTGTTTTATTTTCTGAAGAGGAACGTTCAAAACGTGTAAGTATATTTGATGATATAAGTGAACAATATAATAAAGAATATTTTGATTTACGTTTTGATGAAGAATATAAACGTGCAATAAGAGATGAATTAAATATTTCTTTACTTGTAATTGATGTGAATGAATTTAAAGCATACAATGAATTATATGGAAAAAAAGAAGCAGATTATTGTCTTCGTAAAGTTGCAAATTGTTTAAATAAACAATGCTCTAGACCTGCTGATATGGTATTTAGAATTGAAGCAGATATTTTTTATATTCTTTTGCCCAATACTAAACATGCAAGATTAATTGGACAAAAATGTAAGGATGCAGTTGATAGTTTGGCTTTATCTCATGATAATTCAGTTCTTAGTAATATTGTAAGAGTAAGTTTTGGGTTTGCTAGTATATCTGCAAAGAACATAAACGATATGGATTTTTTAATAAATAAGTCTTTAGAATCATTAGCTTTAAATAAAATTTCAAAAAATTTAAAGAAAATTAAATAA
- a CDS encoding GNAT family N-acetyltransferase produces MYIFKKADITFLDILHNLMKDTFIQAYENIHSEENIVRYLNKNVTTKLVSTILSSETFSCTIVFKRNKPLGFFILKDKECPFNINNTSLELKQLYILKSEYNIGLGKVLFTNAVKITKTLSKKYIWLTVSDSNIQAKSFYEKTGFKKLGRGNKISVGTDTLSSTVMIYKI; encoded by the coding sequence ATGTATATATTCAAAAAAGCAGATATAACATTTTTAGATATATTGCATAACTTAATGAAAGATACTTTTATTCAAGCATATGAAAATATTCATTCAGAAGAAAACATAGTAAGATACTTAAATAAAAACGTTACAACTAAGCTTGTCTCGACAATTCTATCATCTGAAACATTTAGCTGTACTATAGTTTTTAAAAGAAATAAACCTCTTGGTTTTTTTATTCTAAAAGACAAAGAGTGTCCCTTTAATATAAATAATACTTCCTTAGAACTGAAACAACTTTATATTTTAAAAAGTGAATATAACATAGGTCTTGGGAAAGTATTATTTACAAATGCAGTTAAAATAACAAAAACGCTATCAAAAAAGTATATTTGGCTAACAGTATCTGATTCAAATATCCAAGCTAAATCTTTTTATGAAAAAACAGGCTTTAAAAAACTGGGAAGAGGTAATAAAATAAGTGTAGGAACAGATACATTATCATCAACAGTGATGATATATAAAATATAA
- a CDS encoding LysE family translocator: MSIEMLFAFITASVILLAIPGPTILTVISYSISQGNRAKLPLVTAVALGDSTALFLSLVGLGVVLSNSAFLFQVIKIVGGLYLLYLGYKLLKAGIKGESLSFEKNAVSRKKLFIDTYFVTALNPKGIIFFVSFLPQFINPNGNVHYQLWTLAIIFVTLATFNASLYAIFANKAKKYLTSEKSQKKFNIVGGSLLSIAGIWALNAKQAS; the protein is encoded by the coding sequence ATGAGTATCGAAATGTTATTTGCATTTATTACAGCTTCTGTAATATTATTAGCAATTCCAGGACCTACCATTTTAACAGTTATAAGTTATTCGATTTCACAGGGTAATCGTGCAAAGTTACCTCTTGTTACTGCAGTTGCTCTTGGGGATTCCACAGCACTTTTTTTATCTCTTGTAGGATTAGGTGTTGTTTTGTCAAATTCAGCTTTCTTATTTCAAGTAATTAAAATTGTTGGAGGATTGTATCTTTTGTATTTAGGATATAAATTATTAAAAGCGGGAATAAAAGGAGAATCTCTTTCCTTTGAAAAAAATGCAGTTTCAAGAAAAAAACTGTTTATAGATACCTATTTTGTTACAGCATTAAATCCTAAAGGCATTATATTTTTTGTATCGTTTCTTCCTCAGTTTATTAATCCAAATGGAAATGTACACTATCAGTTGTGGACACTTGCCATTATATTTGTAACGCTAGCAACCTTCAATGCATCCTTGTATGCAATTTTTGCAAATAAAGCCAAAAAATATCTGACTTCAGAAAAAAGTCAAAAAAAATTTAATATAGTGGGAGGTTCGCTTTTAAGTATTGCAGGAATTTGGGCTTTAAATGCCAAACAGGCTTCTTAA
- a CDS encoding diguanylate cyclase translates to MFVLLFILVMLLYIIKLKYDLFYKFKEKSTNTLLLENEELKLYSKIDLITKAFNHEYFEARYKQEFKRAVRENSDISLLIITTNDFLAYEELYGKKEAQTSLKKIANVLFKQCARPCDIIARIENDKFYILLPNTKKVRRIALRCKKAVDKLGLDHDNSLFANIVRIKYGYASILPTDIDQMKDLLQNAQNSFNYNRTKKIKDFVK, encoded by the coding sequence ATGTTTGTATTATTATTTATTCTTGTAATGCTTTTATATATTATAAAACTCAAATATGACCTTTTTTATAAGTTTAAAGAAAAAAGCACAAATACCTTATTACTTGAAAATGAGGAATTAAAACTTTATTCTAAAATTGATTTAATTACAAAAGCTTTTAATCATGAATACTTTGAAGCACGATATAAGCAAGAATTTAAAAGAGCAGTAAGAGAAAACTCAGATATATCCTTACTTATTATTACAACAAATGACTTTTTGGCTTATGAGGAGTTATATGGTAAAAAAGAAGCACAGACAAGTCTTAAGAAAATAGCGAATGTATTATTTAAACAATGTGCAAGACCTTGTGATATTATTGCACGTATTGAAAATGATAAGTTTTATATTTTATTACCAAATACAAAAAAAGTTAGAAGAATAGCGTTACGCTGTAAAAAAGCAGTGGATAAACTGGGCTTGGATCATGATAATTCTTTATTTGCAAATATTGTAAGAATAAAATATGGTTATGCAAGTATTTTGCCTACTGACATAGATCAAATGAAAGATTTATTGCAAAATGCCCAAAACTCATTTAATTATAATAGAACAAAAAAAATAAAAGATTTTGTCAAATAA
- the ciaB gene encoding invasion protein CiaB has product MSENINNTKIDAFLNDVNEIYEFISSQKENTNKLIRYLENNELEQLTIINDFAKFLNLEISSDLRFSLVTRLVNLRDDSLVQVLKKLNLNEEEIIELQEKAYLFVKEFWHKKHKNTIDYISHNHLLTPFYEKIFQGVYNVGIHMSSWQSEWTKHIINGVNKDLLKKFDGNEKQVFQYLEENNLFDLGHHEMLADRSYSALVKHNDTYRSEAYIKVFKVQTTNVVDALEDFEESLIEEEDDVYNQKWQYILYIQNLIKAFSETKTHLLVERWADVDRAWMKITSPIQIGHPLEYYEDHFRKAVALEWDIRLSNPEFSQNDNRVNKIKSAFEKIYSKVKKKKEYQDTYDFSLKSLDKVQLYIGRPALFFGAEFNGLFSAQVVPNDEVVTKEEGKKIFAFSDEILQTSRAKPFLALSAEFFSKDFLKQDREFLFGKKDDWHNVYDITTIGHEFGHILWCDEESETLMNKSGNFKNIEEFKATTGGLISFFLDDSKDEKHLEKQVLIDTIKRSVGLIGWKEVDEVQPYYCEGLIHLNAMFDSKILIWENEKLSVDLSNTSYENLKSWYINEYTNLAQHYLDKKDASIFLNRFAVKEDKYFMPINKTIHSFVNFYFKRYQEIGQQIDTNDKKENYLNSSL; this is encoded by the coding sequence ATGAGTGAAAATATTAACAATACAAAAATTGATGCTTTTTTAAATGATGTAAATGAAATATATGAATTTATTAGCTCACAAAAAGAAAATACCAATAAATTAATACGTTATCTTGAAAACAATGAATTAGAACAATTAACAATAATAAACGACTTTGCTAAGTTTTTAAACTTAGAGATATCCTCTGATTTACGATTTTCTTTAGTAACTCGTTTGGTTAATTTAAGAGATGATTCATTGGTACAAGTATTAAAAAAACTTAATTTAAATGAAGAAGAAATTATAGAGCTACAAGAAAAAGCCTATTTGTTTGTCAAAGAATTTTGGCATAAAAAACACAAAAACACAATAGACTATATTTCACATAATCATTTATTAACACCTTTTTATGAAAAAATATTTCAAGGCGTTTATAATGTTGGGATTCATATGTCTTCTTGGCAAAGTGAATGGACAAAACACATTATAAATGGGGTGAATAAAGATTTACTTAAAAAGTTTGATGGCAATGAAAAACAAGTATTCCAATACTTAGAAGAAAACAATTTATTTGATTTAGGACATCATGAAATGTTAGCAGACAGATCTTATTCTGCTTTAGTTAAACACAATGATACGTACAGAAGTGAAGCTTATATTAAAGTCTTTAAAGTTCAAACAACAAACGTAGTAGATGCCCTAGAAGACTTTGAAGAAAGTTTAATTGAAGAAGAAGATGATGTATACAATCAAAAATGGCAATACATCTTATATATCCAAAACCTTATAAAAGCTTTTTCTGAGACTAAAACACATTTATTGGTTGAAAGATGGGCGGATGTAGATAGGGCTTGGATGAAAATAACTTCTCCTATTCAAATAGGTCACCCTTTAGAATATTATGAAGACCATTTTAGAAAAGCCGTTGCACTAGAATGGGATATACGTTTATCTAATCCAGAGTTTTCACAAAATGATAACAGAGTCAATAAAATAAAAAGTGCTTTTGAGAAAATCTACTCAAAAGTAAAAAAGAAAAAAGAATATCAAGATACCTATGATTTTTCTTTAAAATCTTTAGACAAAGTACAGTTATATATAGGCCGCCCTGCTTTGTTTTTTGGGGCAGAATTTAATGGTTTATTCTCAGCCCAAGTAGTTCCCAATGATGAAGTTGTTACCAAAGAAGAAGGAAAAAAAATCTTTGCATTTTCGGATGAAATATTGCAAACATCAAGAGCAAAACCTTTTTTAGCTTTAAGTGCTGAGTTTTTCTCAAAAGATTTTTTAAAACAAGATCGAGAGTTTTTATTTGGAAAAAAAGATGATTGGCATAATGTTTATGATATTACAACCATTGGTCATGAGTTTGGTCATATTTTATGGTGCGATGAAGAAAGCGAAACACTTATGAATAAAAGTGGAAACTTTAAAAATATTGAAGAATTTAAAGCAACAACAGGGGGATTAATATCTTTCTTTTTAGATGACAGTAAGGATGAAAAACACTTAGAAAAACAAGTTTTAATTGACACTATTAAAAGATCTGTGGGATTAATTGGATGGAAAGAAGTAGATGAAGTACAGCCCTATTATTGTGAAGGATTAATTCATTTAAATGCTATGTTTGATTCAAAAATTCTAATTTGGGAAAATGAAAAACTAAGTGTTGATTTAAGTAATACTAGTTATGAAAACTTAAAAAGTTGGTATATAAATGAGTATACTAATTTAGCACAACATTATTTAGATAAAAAAGATGCCAGTATATTTTTAAACAGATTTGCTGTAAAAGAAGACAAATACTTTATGCCAATAAACAAAACCATTCACTCTTTTGTTAATTTTTATTTTAAACGTTACCAAGAAATTGGTCAACAAATCGATACAAATGATAAAAAAGAGAACTATTTAAACTCCTCTTTATAA
- a CDS encoding DoxX family protein — translation MLKLLYILTTVFIIGFVGIVGGLMDIFQVDKVVDTAAKLGYPLYFFPLLGIFKLLGAFTILIPKKVKTLKDIAYSGFAMDFIFASYSHYNVQSPILEVAIPVILLIILIFSYLMGKQYSLYSKGIESKFKHVHT, via the coding sequence ATGTTGAAACTTCTTTATATTCTTACAACGGTATTTATTATTGGTTTTGTTGGTATAGTAGGTGGATTAATGGATATTTTTCAAGTAGACAAGGTAGTTGACACTGCAGCAAAACTTGGATATCCCCTGTACTTCTTCCCATTACTTGGTATTTTTAAACTCTTAGGTGCTTTTACTATTCTTATTCCTAAAAAAGTAAAAACATTAAAAGATATTGCCTATAGTGGTTTTGCAATGGATTTTATTTTTGCTTCTTATTCGCATTATAATGTACAAAGTCCTATCCTTGAAGTAGCCATTCCCGTTATACTGCTGATTATCTTGATCTTTTCATATTTAATGGGAAAACAATACTCTTTATATTCAAAAGGGATAGAATCTAAATTTAAACACGTACATACCTAA
- the htpG gene encoding molecular chaperone HtpG encodes MAKHQFQTEVGQLLHLMTHSLYSNKEIFIRELVSNASDAIDKLNYLQLTDEKFKNPDWKGEIGISFDEKDKSVTIWDNGIGMNDEDLISSIGTIAKSGTKSFVEAMTGDDKKDSNLIGQFGVGFYSVFMVASHVDVISKKAGETQAYKWSSDGSGEFDLDPVTKESAGTVVYIKFKDDESSEFVNKERITTIVKKYSDHIAYPIMLSYKEEVTEELNEEDTKAGKEAKVTIEDRNEKINEATALWMQPKAKLKKEEYSAFYKSISHDSQDPMLTVHTRVEGVNEYTTLFYIPETAPMDMYRADYQPGVKLYVKRVFITDSEKELLPTYLRFVRGIIDSEDLPLNVSREILQENRVIANIKQSSVKKILGEIKKLAKNEEKYEKFIAQYNRALKEGVYQDFTNKDAILELVRYKSTNDDKMTSLAAYKDRAVSDQKAVFYIVGDNEKVLNNSPLLEAYKKNNIEVLILDDKEIDEIITPAIGAYKEWPLKDISSCEAPAIEQSEDKKKEVEEKFQDITKKIKDILGEAVTDVRVTNRLSESPSCVVKDSNDQMAQMAQMMRSMGQEMPETAPILEINPDHEIVTKLNTSKDDSLVDDIAWLLLDQAKLSEGIDITDAVSFAQRLNRITAKAL; translated from the coding sequence ATGGCAAAACATCAATTTCAAACAGAAGTCGGGCAATTACTACATTTAATGACTCACTCACTTTATTCTAATAAAGAAATTTTTATTAGAGAACTGGTATCAAATGCATCAGATGCAATTGATAAATTAAATTATTTACAATTAACAGATGAAAAATTTAAAAACCCAGATTGGAAGGGTGAAATTGGTATTTCATTTGATGAAAAAGATAAATCAGTAACTATTTGGGATAATGGTATTGGTATGAATGATGAAGATTTAATTTCTTCTATTGGTACTATTGCAAAATCAGGTACTAAATCTTTTGTTGAAGCAATGACTGGTGATGATAAAAAAGATTCAAACTTAATTGGACAATTTGGTGTTGGTTTTTACTCTGTATTTATGGTTGCTTCTCATGTTGATGTAATTTCTAAAAAAGCTGGTGAAACACAAGCTTATAAATGGTCATCTGATGGTTCTGGTGAATTTGATTTAGATCCTGTTACAAAAGAGTCTGCAGGAACAGTTGTATATATTAAATTTAAAGATGATGAATCAAGTGAATTTGTAAATAAAGAGCGAATTACTACTATTGTTAAAAAATACTCTGATCATATTGCTTATCCTATTATGCTAAGTTATAAAGAAGAAGTAACAGAAGAATTAAACGAAGAAGATACAAAAGCTGGAAAAGAAGCTAAAGTTACTATTGAAGATAGAAATGAAAAAATCAATGAAGCTACTGCTTTATGGATGCAACCAAAAGCTAAATTAAAAAAAGAAGAATATTCGGCATTCTATAAATCAATTTCTCATGATTCTCAAGATCCTATGCTTACAGTTCATACAAGAGTTGAGGGTGTTAATGAATATACTACATTGTTTTATATCCCAGAAACTGCTCCTATGGATATGTACAGAGCTGATTACCAACCAGGTGTTAAATTATATGTTAAAAGAGTATTTATTACAGATTCTGAAAAAGAATTATTACCAACATACTTAAGATTTGTAAGAGGTATTATTGATTCAGAAGATTTACCATTAAATGTTTCACGAGAGATTTTACAAGAAAACAGAGTTATTGCTAATATCAAACAAAGTTCAGTTAAAAAGATTTTAGGTGAAATTAAAAAATTAGCTAAAAATGAAGAAAAATATGAAAAATTCATCGCTCAATACAACAGAGCATTAAAAGAAGGTGTTTACCAAGACTTCACAAATAAAGATGCAATTTTAGAACTTGTACGATACAAATCTACAAATGATGACAAAATGACTTCTTTGGCTGCTTATAAAGACAGAGCCGTGTCAGATCAAAAAGCAGTATTTTATATTGTTGGTGATAATGAAAAAGTTCTTAATAATTCTCCTTTATTAGAAGCATACAAAAAGAATAATATTGAAGTATTAATCTTAGATGATAAAGAAATTGATGAAATTATTACTCCTGCAATTGGCGCTTATAAAGAATGGCCATTAAAAGATATCTCTTCTTGCGAAGCTCCTGCAATTGAGCAAAGTGAAGATAAGAAAAAAGAAGTAGAAGAAAAATTCCAAGATATTACTAAAAAAATCAAAGATATTTTAGGGGAAGCTGTTACAGATGTAAGAGTTACGAATAGATTATCTGAGTCTCCTTCTTGTGTAGTTAAAGATTCTAATGATCAAATGGCACAAATGGCACAAATGATGAGATCAATGGGACAAGAAATGCCAGAAACTGCTCCTATTTTAGAAATCAATCCTGATCATGAGATTGTTACAAAATTAAATACATCTAAAGATGATTCTTTGGTTGATGATATTGCATGGTTATTATTAGATCAAGCAAAATTAAGTGAAGGTATAGATATTACAGATGCTGTATCTTTTGCACAAAGATTAAACAGAATTACTGCTAAAGCTTTATAA